In Arachis hypogaea cultivar Tifrunner chromosome 2, arahy.Tifrunner.gnm2.J5K5, whole genome shotgun sequence, a genomic segment contains:
- the LOC112742250 gene encoding AUGMIN subunit 4-like isoform X2, with amino-acid sequence MDSVEPGVGGVPNRFLGITPAYLWQTQHQHMTLYVDMTEYRMSLSREVEAHFKLKCDRSCNAFVLDDNDSSSSGVQSSRSWLIERSELIQLP; translated from the exons ATGGATTCAGTGGAACCTGGAGTTGGTGGTGTACCTAATCGTTTTCTTGGAATTACACCTGCTTATTTGTGGCAAACACAACATCAACATATGACATTATATGTG GATATGACAGAATATCGCATGTCCCTCTCACGTGAGGTAGAGGCCCACTTTAAACTGAAATGCGATAGATCGTGCAATGCCTTTGTTTTGGATGACAATG ATTCTTCATCATCAGGAGTTCAAAGTTCACGTTCTTGGCTTATAGAAAGGTCTGAGCTCATTCAATTACCTTAA
- the LOC112742250 gene encoding AUGMIN subunit 4-like isoform X3, producing MDSVEPGVGGVPNRFLGITPAYLWQTQHQHMTLYVDMTEYRMSLSREVEAHFKLKCDRSCNAFVLDDNDSSSSGVQSSRSWLIER from the exons ATGGATTCAGTGGAACCTGGAGTTGGTGGTGTACCTAATCGTTTTCTTGGAATTACACCTGCTTATTTGTGGCAAACACAACATCAACATATGACATTATATGTG GATATGACAGAATATCGCATGTCCCTCTCACGTGAGGTAGAGGCCCACTTTAAACTGAAATGCGATAGATCGTGCAATGCCTTTGTTTTGGATGACAATG ATTCTTCATCATCAGGAGTTCAAAGTTCACGTTCTTGGCTTATAGAAAG GTAA
- the LOC112742250 gene encoding AUGMIN subunit 4-like isoform X1, with protein MDSVEPGVGGVPNRFLGITPAYLWQTQHQHMTLYVDMTEYRMSLSREVEAHFKLKCDRSCNAFVLDDNDSSSSGVQSSRSWLIERVKLLIEENERAH; from the exons ATGGATTCAGTGGAACCTGGAGTTGGTGGTGTACCTAATCGTTTTCTTGGAATTACACCTGCTTATTTGTGGCAAACACAACATCAACATATGACATTATATGTG GATATGACAGAATATCGCATGTCCCTCTCACGTGAGGTAGAGGCCCACTTTAAACTGAAATGCGATAGATCGTGCAATGCCTTTGTTTTGGATGACAATG ATTCTTCATCATCAGGAGTTCAAAGTTCACGTTCTTGGCTTATAGAAAG GGTCAAGCTGTTGATTGAGGAGAATGAAAGAGCCCACTGA
- the LOC112742241 gene encoding pentatricopeptide repeat-containing protein ELI1, chloroplastic — protein MPSTFLFSTPQPPPQHSTPKLPTTTTAASAVAPATTHLPNADKFALLIDNVKSVHHLLEIHAAVLRRGLERHLPILPFKLQRSYSSLGHLHHSLSVFNLTPNPTVFSWTAIIYAHAHRGLFHHSLTLYSQMLQTSVQPNNFTLSSLLKGLPLEPAMALHCHVVKFGFCDDLYITTCLVDAYARGGDIVSAQKLFDEMPERSLVSLTAMITCYAKHGKLAKARKVFDEMEEERDVVCWNVMIDGYTQHGLPNEALLLFRKMLGEKKKSYSKVRPNEVTVLAVLSSCGQLGALESGRWVHSYIENNGIGVNVQVGTALVDMYCKCGSLEDARKVFDGISCKDVVAWNSMIMGYAIHGFCEEAFRLFDEMRGMGVLPTDITFIAVLSACGHSGLVAKGWEVFDLMKNRYGIEPKIEHYGCMVNLLGRAGHLQEAFDLVRGMKIDPDPVLWGTLLWACRLHNNASLGEEVVEFLVSHNLANSATYVLLSNMYAAAGNWEGVANIRLLMKQYGVEKEPGCSSIEVNNRVHEFLAGDLRHPKSKEIYLMLEEMNCCLKAKGYTPKTDIILHDLAEEQKEQSLEVHSEKLALAFGLISTRPGTPIKIVKNLRVCLDCHAVMKMMSKITGRKIVMRDRNRFHHFENGSCSCGDYW, from the coding sequence ATGCCCTCAACCTTCCTTTTCAGcacaccacaaccaccaccacaacacTCCACACCCAAACTtccaaccaccaccaccgccgCCTCCGCCGTCGCGCCAGCGACCACTCACTTACCGAACGCAGACAAGTTCGCACTCCTAATCGACAACGTCAAGTCGGTCCACCACCTCCTGGAAATTCACGCTGCCGTCCTCCGCCGTGGCCTGGAGCGCCACCTCCCCATTCTCCCCTTCAAACTCCAGCGATCGTACTCCTCCCTCGGCCACCTCCATCACTCCCTCTCCGTCTTCAACCTCACTCCAAACCCCACCGTGTTCTCATGGACCGCGATTATCTACGCTCACGCCCACCGTGGTCTCTTCCACCATTCCCTCACCCTCTACTCCCAAATGCTCCAAACCTCCGTGCAACCCAACAACTTCACCCTCTCTTCACTACTCAAAGGGTTACCCCTCGAACCCGCCATGGCCCTCCACTGCCACGTCGTCAAGTTCGGTTTCTGCGACGACTTGTATATCACAACGTGCCTGGTTGACGCTTACGCTCGCGGGGGTGATATTGTTTCCGCGCAGAAGCTGTTCGACGAAATGCCTGAGAGAAGCTTGGTGTCTCTCACAGCTATGATCACTTGCTACGCAAAGCACGGGAAGCTCGCTAAGGCACggaaggtgtttgatgaaatggaGGAGGAAAGAGATGTGGTTTGTTGGAATGTTATGATTGATGGGTACACTCAGCATGGGTTACCCAATGAGGCTTTGTTGCTGTttaggaagatgcttggtgagaAGAAGAAAAGTTACAGTAAGGTTAGGCCTAATGAGGTTACTGTGTTGGCGGTGTTATCTTCTTGTGGGCAACTTGGTGCACTTGAGTCTGGTAGGTGGGTGCATTCTTACATTGAGAACAATGGGATTGGGGTTAATGTTCAAGTGGGTACTGCTTTGGTTGATATGTATTGTAAATGTGGTAGCTTAGAGGATGCGCGCAAGGTTTTTGATGGGATTTCTTGTAAGGATGTGGTGGCTTGGAACTCCATGATTATGGGGTATGCCATTCATGGGTTTTGCGAAGAGGCTTTTCGGTTGTTTGATGAGATGCGAGGAATGGGAGTTTTGCCAACTGATATTACCTTCATTGCGGTTTTGAGTGCCTGTGGGCATTCTGGTTTGGTTGCCAAAGGATGGGAGGTTTTCGATTTGATGAAGAACAGATATGGGATTGAACCGAAGATTGAACATTATGGGTGTATGGTGAATCTTCTTGGCCGAGCTGGGCACCTTCAAGAGGCCTTTGACCTTGTAAGGGGCATGAAGATTGATCCTGATCCTGTTTTGTGGGGAACTCTTCTTTGGGCTTGTAGGCTTCATAACAATGCTTCACTGGGAGAGGAAGTTGTGGAGTTCCTTGTGAGCCACAACTTGGCAAATTCGGCGACTTATGTACTCCTTTCCAACATGTATGCTGCTGCTGGGAACTGGGAAGGTGTTGCAAATATAAGGTTACTGATGAAACAGTATGGAGTTGAGAAGGAACCTGGTTGTAGCTCAATTGAGGTTAACAACAGGGTACATGAGTTTCTTGCTGGCGATTTAAGACACCCAAAGAGCAAGGAGATATACTTGATGTTGGAGGAGATGAATTGTTGCCTCAAGGCCAAGGGTTATACACCAAAGACAGATATCATTTTGCATGATCTAGCGGAGGAACAAAAGGAGCAGTCCCTGGAAGTTCATAGTGAGAAACTAGCTTTGGCATTTGGACTAATTAGTACTCGTCCAGGAACCCCAATCAAGATTGTGAAGAACCTTAGGGTGTGTTTGGATTGTCATGCTGTGATGAAGATGATGTCTAAGATCACTGGGCGTAAAATTGTAATGAGGGACCGGAATCGTTTCCACCACTTTGAGAATGGTTCATGTTCATGTGGGGATTATTGGTGA